A window from Chitinophaga filiformis encodes these proteins:
- a CDS encoding RagB/SusD family nutrient uptake outer membrane protein: protein MKKNVLRIYLLLLCLLPATACEKFVNVPQPGTQIEEEKVFSSNETAISAMRGIYGEMLIMQASPYYTAVLTGLIGDELDYPTNEDEEEFYYHRINCGTNGYISQYWKLAYNYISRANVIFEKCSVSPSLDASVKKQLMAEALFIRAYWYLNLVNLFGDIPLALNSDYKANAELSRTPVSDVYKQIIDDLIIARQQLSITYVKDSNLSIDAERTRPNSACAGALLARAYLYDAKYAEAERAASLVISNPAYKIESIQSAFLRTSQEAIWQFALPTPNAMNINTMEGFWFILTNTPKNDHRTALSKTLMDAFEAGDQRRTYWTGVYIDTASVHPASYYYAYKYKIKNSTDPTEYTMMLRLAELYLIRAEARVHLGRYAEALADINVLRKRAGLFLYTLNNTQISQANLLKLIMKERQVELFTEQGHRWFDLKRSGSCDAVMEALALNNNNFWKPEYKLLPFPKAETLLNPNLQQNPGY from the coding sequence TTTAGTTCCAATGAAACCGCTATATCTGCCATGCGCGGCATTTATGGCGAAATGCTGATCATGCAAGCCAGTCCCTATTATACGGCGGTGCTTACCGGTCTTATAGGGGACGAACTGGATTATCCTACTAATGAAGATGAAGAGGAGTTTTACTACCACCGCATCAATTGTGGTACCAATGGTTACATTTCCCAGTATTGGAAGCTGGCATATAATTATATTTCCAGGGCTAATGTAATTTTCGAAAAATGTAGTGTTTCACCGTCACTTGATGCCAGCGTAAAAAAGCAATTAATGGCAGAAGCGTTGTTTATAAGGGCTTACTGGTATCTGAACTTGGTTAATCTGTTTGGTGATATACCCCTAGCGCTTAATAGCGACTATAAAGCGAATGCTGAATTATCCCGTACGCCTGTGAGTGATGTATATAAACAGATCATAGATGATCTTATCATTGCCCGGCAACAGCTAAGCATAACATATGTAAAGGACAGCAATTTAAGTATAGATGCCGAACGTACCCGGCCTAACAGCGCCTGTGCCGGCGCGCTGCTGGCAAGGGCCTATCTGTATGATGCTAAATATGCAGAAGCCGAACGGGCGGCGTCTTTAGTAATCAGCAATCCGGCTTATAAAATAGAGTCTATCCAGTCGGCTTTTCTGCGTACCTCCCAGGAGGCCATCTGGCAGTTCGCATTACCTACGCCTAACGCGATGAACATTAATACTATGGAAGGATTCTGGTTTATACTCACAAATACACCCAAAAATGACCATAGAACAGCACTGAGCAAAACATTAATGGATGCATTTGAAGCAGGTGACCAAAGAAGAACCTATTGGACAGGGGTTTATATTGACACTGCCTCTGTACATCCCGCATCATATTACTATGCGTATAAATATAAAATAAAGAATAGTACCGATCCAACGGAATATACTATGATGCTTCGTTTGGCGGAGCTATATTTGATAAGAGCCGAGGCACGTGTGCATTTAGGTAGATATGCGGAAGCGCTGGCTGATATAAATGTACTGAGAAAGCGGGCCGGCTTATTTTTATATACGTTAAACAATACGCAAATATCACAGGCCAACCTGCTAAAGTTAATAATGAAAGAGCGGCAGGTAGAACTGTTCACCGAACAAGGCCACCGCTGGTTCGATCTTAAACGCTCCGGCAGCTGCGATGCAGTAATGGAGGCCCTGGCTCTCAATAACAATAACTTTTGGAAGCCTGAATATAAGCTGTTGCCCTTTCCTAAAGCCGAAACCCTGCTCAATCCCAACTTGCAGCAGAATCCAGGCTACTGA